The genomic window CATTTTAACTGGACTGTTTCAAAACAAGACTATCAGCAAGTTGATcatgaagaaaaggaaagtaaGTATATGTCAATACGGAAGACTGTGTGTTCCAGTGTACCTTAGACTTGAGCCAGCTCAGCCTGTTTGTCTGCTTCGAATTCGCCTTCATTCTCATCATCACCGTTATAGTCGGCCAATTCCTCCTCCATGTCCTTGTCTGTCAGGGAGTACAATGTGGTTTCTAGTATTACACATCTCTTTCAGACACAGTGCATTCAATAACAACCTTCACTCCTCCTTTCACTCTACATTTCTTAATCTCGCACATACAGTGTATACCTATGCATACCTATGTTTTCAGCTTGTTTGGTCTGCTGTTGTTTCTCTGAATCAGCTCCACCCACTTCTTGTTCCTCGTATTCATCCTGCTCATCCAGTTTTGACCAGGAGAATCATCTACCTTCACCTGGCTCATCAGCATGCCTTCCATGCCTGGATCTGCTTCTGGAGGATACATTGTTGTTAAACTCATATTTGTTTAATTTCCTTGCTATTTATGTCTAGAATTATTGTGTGTCAAATGTTATTCAGTGTGACATGTAAAAGTTGAGTTCTATACCCTCTGTCTGTGCAGGACCCTCTTCGTGAgcatccatcacctccatctcTTTATCCTCAGTCAGGTTGTTCTTCACAAGTTTACTGGTCCCTGCCTCAACCTCATCTGTtgtaacagcgccctctggtggtgacAAAATGTCCTGCTTGTCTGCAGTAGCTGAAGGTACAGTAACATCCTTTGCCCCGGCCTGGTCTAGTGGAGCATCTGGACCTGGGAAATAACACAGCACAAATAAGAGGGTGTACCAGAAAGCATGCAATAACATGTATAACAAATGCATGCAGTTACATGATGTGAGTCTGAGAAACGAGGACATCCATGTGTTTTACCATTGTCCACGATGATCTCGTTGGTCAGTAGTTCAGCTGGTTCTTTTACTTTGGGCTGAGAGAGGGTTGGTGTGTGGCTTACAACAGTCGATGTCTTAACTGCATCAGCCCCAGTCTGGACTGCTGCATCTGCTGTATTTTCAAACTGTGGagaaaaaatcaacaaaaacacagttttcaAAGTCAAATGATTCAAGGCCAAAAAAGCAAAgggtttcatttcatttgttaAAAGACTGTGATATAAGTTCAATAGATGACTACCATTGGGGATATTTTTATGGTATGCTTTACAACTTTAATTACATTTGTTAATCCTTCTACTTGCAAATGTTTAGCTTTTTACATCTTAAAAATGCTCAATATCTGCTTTCTTTATGCTTACTAGCTATATTTCAGCTTCAAAAACTGTCTATGTTATGTTCAGTTGAGTTAATTATCCTGCTAAAAATATGTCAGTGTGAtccatttttttcatattttgtttttccagAGTTTGAGCCCCAAACACTGAGTCCGAGtagagtccgagtcgagtccaaGCCGAGTCTGAGTCGAGTCGGAGTCAAGTCAAGTCCAGTCTTCAATATGTAAGTCCGAGTCCGAGTCAATGCCTCATTATTTGAGaccgagtccaagtcgagtcctcacTGTACATATTATTCATTACAAGGAGGGGGCTGTTTcaatccaaactattgactgtttgaacctggactgactgtgtgggacctttagGATGTgcaggaaacacatttttttcattagtgTTGCAGCCATTCCCATCATTTAATGTATATAATAATTTAACTTTATgccatttatttgttgttgtttatattaaggGCAATGTTATGTgcgttgttattattttattttagtattcattttgattgtttgatagttttgcaccTGGATGGGCAGGTAAGGGGCAGACACTGGGaaaggtgaatgttttttttaccagaagatGCTAGACCACGGGGACGCTACAGATTGTTTTGTGAGAGACCTTTTTGTTTAAAAAGACATCAGAGAAACTGCTGTTTGATTCTACGTACAATCCGCTCTCCAGTCATCAGTGCTTGAGTCTAAGTCgagtcacgagtcctgcaaaacATGATTTGAGTCGGACTCGAGTTCCagtcctggactcgagtactacaacactgctaCAAACAAATCATTCCCGTAGCACTTTATGAGGGCAAAGGGTGACAATAAACTACGTTTTAGaagtgggggtgggggggcttTATACAGATAATACTTATCACTTATCAATACAAGCTGACCTGCTCAGGCTCTTTACTCCAATACTCAAGGAAGAATGAACAAGAAGTGGTGAATTTCCCACACAAGAAAGTTAAACTGGTGTGGAGACACCTTGAGAAGCAATGAGCTTCTCCATCTTTTTCTGAACTTCAAGTTTAGCTGCAGCCACTCTCTCGTCACACAGCTCCTTCTGGGACAGGACCTGGGAGTTACAGTGGGTCCTACaaatgtgcacaaacacacacaatgacaaataaaggttCAGAAATATAGTTTTATAATGACAGATAGGCATTTCAAATCTCAATCTTCTTTCAAACAGCagtgattataaataaatatttttcttacATGTCATAGGTGAGTTTGTTGTTGAGGGTTTTGATGTTGCCTTGGCAACTCTGCAGCTCCTTTTGAAGCTTTCCCAGATCATCATTCAGCTGATTCAACTGACCTACagtacagacacacaaaagatTCATAGCCATGAATTATCTGTGAATATTAGTCTGCACAGCTCTGGTGGCTTTTAACCAGTTAGGAATGAAATAACAGTTCAACATTACCTTTGAGTTCCTGTAGGGTTTTGGTACTGGAGGTAATGTTCTGCTGCAGAGTGGCCTAGAAGCAAAGAGGatcaaacacaaagcaaataaaaatcaatatacACAGTtactttaaagtttgtttacaTGTCTTCCTTTATACTCTGGGTGTTTATTGTGAACTACAATgaagactcagttaaaagtgttTTCATATCAACATTCAAACTGTGAGTGGTATTTGTGTGCACCTTGTCTTGGCTGCAGCTGTTCTGGGATCCTTCCAGCTGTCTCTTGAAAAGGCTTTCAATGTGGTTGATCTGCTCCTTCTGTCTCAGTATTTCTTCCTGGAACTCATTTTTCTTCAGCTCTGCAACTCCTCGCTCTGCTGCACCTCGTCGCACCTGGCCTTCCAGCTCATACAGTTTGGTCTGTATCAGACAGAATAAAAAGGTCAAGGTCAGTTCAAGGCAATATTTGTTACTTTTAGAGCCATTCGTGTGTACGCAA from Notolabrus celidotus isolate fNotCel1 chromosome 9, fNotCel1.pri, whole genome shotgun sequence includes these protein-coding regions:
- the golm1 gene encoding LOW QUALITY PROTEIN: Golgi membrane protein 1 (The sequence of the model RefSeq protein was modified relative to this genomic sequence to represent the inferred CDS: inserted 2 bases in 2 codons) → MGGLGNGRRGGRSPPLMIGALIACILVLGFNYWXSSSRNLELQTKLYELEGQVRRGAAERGVAELKKNEFQEEILRQKEQINHIESLFKRQLEGSQNSCSQDKATLQQNITSSTKTLQELKGQLNQLNDDLGKLQKELQSCQGNIKTLNNKLTYDMTHCNSQVLSQKELCDERVAAAKLEVQKKMEKLIASQGVSTPFENTADAAVQTGADAVKTSTVVSHTPTLSQPKVKEPAELLTNEIIVDNGPDAPLDQAGAKDVTVPSATADKQDILSPPEGAVTTDEVEAGTSKLVKNNLTEDKEMEVMDAHEEGPAQTEEADPGMEGMLMSQVKVDDSPXSKLDEQDEYEEQEVGGADSEKQQQTKQAENIDKDMEEELADYNGDDENEGEFEADKQAELAQV